GGCTTCGAAAAACGCGGGCAGCGCGGCCTGAATCTCGTTCCAGGAGTGAAGGTAGGTGGCGGTCACAGGGCCCTCACGCTCCAGCGCGCGCAGGCAGCGGCGCAGCTGTCGCTTGCCTTTCACCATGGTCTTGAACTCTTGCCGTTGCGCGGCCGACCCCAATTCGACCTGGGGGCACGAGTATGCCGGCCGCAGGTGAACGTGAAAGCCATACTTCTTGCCCGCGGTGCGCAGCGCATTCGGAGTCGCCGAGTCGGCGGGCAGGTTGGCCAACTTCAGAGTGCCCATCTTTAATTGTTTCAGCCGATCGAAAATCGCCTCGACGAATTCCGCGCGCCGCTGGGGATGACACAGGAATTCGCAATAGTCCGCAGTATTCGCGGCCAGAAAGCTCACTTCGTCGCCGCTCGCGTCCGTGGCAAGAGAAGCCACAGCGACCAGGTCATCCTCGTCGTAACCCAGGAACAGAAGCGGCTTTAGAGCGGCGTGGTAAGCGGACTGCACAGCGAGCGCCCATTCGCAGGTATAGAACACCTGGGGCCGTTCCATCTGCACGACCAGTTCGTTCCAGCGTCGCAGCAGAAGAGGCTCTTCTGGAACCTTCTTCATCAGGACAATGCGCAAACTTCCTCCCGGAATTTCAACTTTGTGAAGAGCAGGCTGCCAGCCGCTCCTGATGATTGAGGTCCTTTTTTCGCAGAAATAACAAGATAGAAGGTGTGCTTCTGGCTTGTCAAAGACGATTCAAACACAGCAGGCATAGCGCTTCTGCAAAACGGCCGGGGAGGAAGAAATCCGGCAGCACTGCCGTTCTTTCCTATTGATTCACACCAAACCATAGTCGGGCGTTTCGGTCCCTCCCCAAAGGTCAAGTCATCAGGAGAGAAATATGGCGTTCGCTCGCAGATCGTGGCATAAACTCACAATCGGATGATGAGCCTGTGCGTAAGGCAAATCAATCTCGGGCACCGCACAACCCGCCTCGATACAGGGACAACGAAAAACGGAGAAGGCCGGGAAGTAGCGAGTGTTCACGCATGAGAACGGCGCTCGTAATTCTTGCTAGACTTTCTTGCTACGGCCCTAAGATGTCTGCCCTCGCTGAATCCGTCACTGTCAATGTCGCCGCCAAGCGCGCCCGCCTCGAATCGATCGATGTGGTTCGCGGCCTCATCATGATCTTGATGGCCATCGATCATACCCGCGATTTCTTCAGTAACTCCGGCGTGAATCCGACCGACCCTGCGACCACCACGATCCCGCTTTTCTTCACGCGCTGGATCACGCATTTCTGCGCGCCTACTTTTTTTCTGCTCACTGGAACCGGCGCGTTCCTGGCGCGCCGGCGAAAGTCCACGAGCGAACTGTCGAGTTTCCTCTTTACGCGCGGCCTGTGGCTTATTTTTCTCGAGTTGGTGGTCACTCGCGACCTCGGATGGCAATTCAACTTCGATTATCACGTGACCATGCTGATCGTGCTGTGGGCGCTGGGCTGGGCGATGATCGCGCTCTCCGCTCTGGTTTATCTGCCGCCGGCTGCGGTCACGGCTTTCGGCGTCGTGATGATCGCCACGCATAACTTATTCGACTCTGTCCAGCCGACATCCTGGCTATTGTCGATCCTTCATGGTCCCGGCTTCGTGCTGGAGACTCCGACTCATACCGTATTCGTGCCTTATCCGCTCATTCCCTGGATCGGCGTCACAGCGGTTGGCTACGGTCTCGGGCAGATTTATAGTTGGCCCGCCGATCGGCGCAGGACTTTCCTGTTGCGTCTCGGTGTGGGCCTGACGGCAGCGTTTATCGTTCTTCGCGCCATTAACATTTATGGCGATCCGCAACCCTGGAGCACGCAACGGTCGGCGGCCTTCACCGTCTTGTCATTTCTGAACACTACGAAATACCCACCGTCGCTGCTATATCTGCTGATGACTCTGGGCCCAGCCACACTGTTTCTTTGGGCAGTGGATGCGGCAACCCCCCGGTGGCTGCGCCCGCGCTCATCTTCGGCAAAGTCCCCATGTTCTATTATCTGCTCCACATCCCACTCATTCATCTCCTTGCGATCGCAGTCTGCTACGCGCGTTACGGCCACGTCTACTGGATGTTCCAATCTCCTACTCTCGGTCAGTTTCCTTTCACCCAGCCACCAGGCTGGGGATATTCTCTGCCGATCGTCTACCTGGTCTGGGCGATTGTAGTGGTGACGTTGTATCCGTTGTGCCGCTGGTTCGCTGGCGTACGGCAGCGAAGAAGCGACGCCTGGCTCAGTTATCTCTGAAATGAAGTTGCGCATCTCGAAAGTCGACTTCGAGCAGAGGCGTAATGGTCGCGGTGCTTCAGTCGCGGAGCGGCGACATGTGTTAGCCCGGGGCGTATGCCCTGGGGTAAGTCAGAAAGATTGAACCTGTCCCGTAGAGCCTGCCCTGAGCGCAGTCGAAGGAGACGGTACAAACCGGCCCTATGATTTCGTAGCGAGAATTTTCTTCCTTACCGACGCCGGCAGCGTCTCACACGCCGTACGCAACACCAACCGCGGAGCACGCCCCCGAATCTTCGTCAGATACGGTACGGTGCGCTTCGCATCAAATTTCGCCGTCTCGCGCAAAAGCCAGCCGAGGCCTTTTTGCACCATGTCGTCCCGGTCGGCCAGCAGCGAATCGGAGAGGTCTACGATCTCACGGAAAAACATCTTCGCCCGTGCTCCGCGGATCAGCGCCACGCAGGCCGCCCGCCGGTGCCACCGTTTCGGTGACTTTGCCCAACGGAATACATCCGCCACTCGCGCCGGATTCGCCGCGACCATGGGAGAGATCAGACAATGCACCAATCCATCATGATCGGCCCAGCTGCCGATGCGGTTGAGCCACGACTCGAATTTGCGAAATTCGCGATCGCCAAACCGATCGTCCAGCTTCTCTAACAAAAATACGGCGGCGACTTTTTCTTCGAGCACTCGGCCTGTAAACAATTCATCCGCGACCGCGACCAGAAAATCGAAGTCGTGCTCCCGCAAAATTTCCAGTCGGCAGCGCCGCGCTGCCCGCCGCAGGGCCGCCGTATACCAACCGTGCGACTCTATCGCTTCCTTGAAAAACCATTGCACTCCAGCCGCATGCTCCGCCGAGCCGCCATTTTTCAGTGCAATCCGAATCTGCTCTGCAACCTCCAACGGAGTGCCGAACAATGTTTCGGGTTGCGCCGGCTTGATCTTCTGAGAAGCCCGCGCCATTACTTCACTTCCTCCGTCTCGACCCGGATGAATCTGTCATAAATCCACAGCAACAAAGTTGTAACCATGCCGACCGCAATTACGGACCACCAGACCAGTTCCGGACGGTGCCTCTCTTCGCCGAAGTGGTGAATCAGCCATCCGCTAAATTTGCCCGCAACTAAGGATCCGATGCCCAGCGGTAGAAATGCGAAACCCATATACGTGCCCTGTTGCCCGGGCGGCGCGAGCCGAGAGATGTAGTCGTAATAACGCGGCTGCTGCACGATTTCGCCGATCGCAACTACAACCAGCGTCGCCACCGCCATCCACACCGACGGATGCACGATGAGCAAAATCCATGCCAGACTGGAAATCAGTGTGCCCAACACGATGGCATGAAAAGCGTGCATCTTCTTGGTTAAGAAGCCGATCGCCATCGTGAAACAAATTACGACCAGTGGATCGGTCACCAGAATCAGCTCCGTATCTGCCTTTGCGTCGATATAACCGGAAATGTAGAGCGGCAGGGCGATGAATTCCTGCCAGAAAACTATCCAGTAGCCCGTGAAGATAAGCAAGAAAAGCATGAAGCGCGGGTTGGAAAGAACGGTGAGAAAGTTTCTTCCGACTTGCGCGAGGCTGGCTGCGGGGGCGTCGGTGGCTTGCCGTGGTTCCCGAAAAAAAAGCACAACAAAGAACAGCATTGCGAACACGCTGATGGCGGCCATGCGAAAGACACTTTCCATACCTGCGTGTCGATGCACCCACGAAGCAAGATAGGGTCCGGCTGTGCTGCCAACGTTGACCAGCGTGTAATAAATGGAGTATCCCACCGATCGGACATTTTCTTTGGAGGCGCGGGCCGTGGTTCCTACGACGCTCGGCTTTACCAGCGCGACGCCCAGCGCCGGCAGCACGAGCACGAATGCGACCAGCGTCCCGAGAGGCACGGCATCGCGCACAGGCGCGAACCACTGTGCGCCAATTGAACCTAAGGAGAAATACGCGATCGTCAGAAACAGATAAGCGAGCGAGAGGGCGCGGCGGAAACCAAGGCGGTCCGCGATCGCGCCGCCAAATACCGCGATGATCCAAACCCAACCGCCGAACATCCCAGTGAGGCTGCTGGCGCGTTGAACATCAAAGTGCAGTCCTTCATGCAAGTAACGAGCCAGAACGGCGAACACGGCGTAATAAGAGAGCCGCTCAAAAAGTTCGCTGATATTCGCAATCCAAAACGGCCGCTCGAATCCGGTGCGGATTTCCTCAAAGCGTTGCGAGAAGGTCAAAGTAGCTCCTGATTATTTGTGTGGCGCGGGTACTCTTGCCAGCGAAATGCAGCGCGAAAGCGCTGGTCGACGTCAGCCGCGCAATCGCTCCGCGCGTACTCCGCTGTAACTCCCGCCACGCGAATTACTTTATTCCGGCTGTTCAAGCCGGACGCAATGGTAACGGAAGATCGCGACACCTTCAAAAGTTTCGCGAACAATTCGACGCGGGCCTTTTCGCTCGACTCTCTACCGGAGGCGTGGTCAACGACAATTTCAGCGCGTCGCCCACTTCGCCGCAGCATTTTTCTTCGCGCGAGGATGAACCTTGACCGCGAACCTCGCCCCATCGCCGTTTTCATGAATCGCAAACATTTCCCTCATAAGAGCACTGGTCATCCTGAGCGAAGCGAAGGATCTATGTAGCTCGCCGGCGCCACCTTAATGCATATATCCTTCGCGGCAAAAAAAGCCGCTTAGGATGACAGGACACTGAGAGTGCGTTAAGTTTTTATTCGTTCCCCGAAAATCGCGGTCCCCACCCGCACGCAGGTCGATCCTTCCGCGATCGCCACTTCGAAATCGTGCGACATGCCCATGGAAAGCACGTCCATCCCAACCGCAGGAAGTTTGCGAGCGGCAATCGTGTCGCGCAATTCGCGCAGCTTGCGGAAGTTTGGCCGAGCTTGCTCGGGATCGTCAGTGAACGGAGGCACGGTCATCAGTCCGCGAAATTCCAACGCCTCGAATCGGGGCGCAGCGACGAGCAATTCTTCCAGTTCGCGCGAATCCGGCGCGACACCGCTCTTCGCACTCTCGCCGCCGACATTGATCTCAATCAGCACGCCAAGTTTCTTGCCCAATGCTCGGGCCGCCGCGTCGAGCTTTTCAGCGAGCTTTACCGAATCGACCGAATCCACCGCGCTGAACAACTCTGCTGCCGTGGCAACTTTGTTCGTCTGCAAGTGTCCAATCATGTGCCACTGGGCTGCTGCAAGATCGGCCAGCGCGCCTGCTTTCCCGGCAAACTCCTGCACACGGTTTTCCCCAAACAGACGCAACCCAGCAGCATAAGCTTCGCGAATGCGTTCCGGCGGATGGGTTTTGCTGACTGCCATCAGTGCGATGCCTTCCGGTTCGCGGTTGGCTCGCCGGGCGGCTGAAGCAATCCGCTCCTGAATCGCCGCGATATTTTCCGCAATCGACATAAAAACACTAAACCACGAACGACACAAAGTTGCACGAGGGAATTCCAGATTTCCTTCGTGTCTCTCCGTGTCCTTCGTGGTTATCGAACTTACATGATCGCCGTTGGCGGCGCTGGTTCGCTCGGATCTCCGGCAGCCGATACCGGCGTCGCGATCATCAAGGCCGCCAGCCCCATTAGCACGATCATTCCTCCGATCAGGTACGAGGGATGGTGAAAAAGCAGCGGATAGTGTTTGCCATCGGGTCCGGTCCAGGATGTAAATCGCGCCGGCGCAAACTGCAATCCTGCCCACACCAGGCCCAGGAGCGCTTCGCCCGCGATCAACCCGGAAGCCACCAGCACTCCGGCATTTTCCACACGCGCTTTCTGCGCGCTGTTGAAGCCGCGACGCTCGGCGACCCAATCTCCGATGGTGCGAAAGACTCCGCCTACAAAAATTGCAAACGTCGTGCTGAACGGCAAATACATGCCGACCGCCACCAGCATCGGACTTTTCACTTGCATCATGATCATCGAGATCCCGAACAGAATTCCCACCACCACCAGCGGCCACGCCATATCGTGGCCCACAATTCCCGATGCCAGAGTCGCCATCAGACCTGCTTGCGGCGCGGGAAGCTCGGGACCCCCAAAGCCCACGCCCCCAGCCTTAATGCTGCCCTCATGCAGCAGCATGATCGGCCAATACATCACCAGGCTGGCCACCACAACGGCGATCAATTCAGCAGTCTGAATTCTTGCCGGTGTGCCGCCCAGGATGTACCCGACTTTGAAGTCCTGCAAGAGTTCCCCGGCCACGGCCGACGAAACGCAGACCACGGCCGCCACTCCGAGCACGGCCGCCACTCCCGAAGGTCCCGCCACTCCGAGTAACACCATCAGTATCGCCGCAATCAGCAAGGTCGACAGCGTCAGGCCGGAGATCGGGTTGTTCGACGAGCCAATGAATCCCACCAGATTGCCCGACACGGTGGCAAAGAAAAATCCCACCAGGATCATCACGACCGCCGCCAGAATCGCGGGCATGAATAAACCCGAGATCCTGATGTAAAGAGCGCACATCAGAACAAACATTCCGGCGATCAGTCCGAAGACTATTTTCGAACTCATGTAACGTTCCGTGCGAGCCAGTTTGGCTTGCTGTTCCGCGGTCTGGCGCAAATCCGCGAATGCCTTGCCCAGCCCGGCGGTCAGGCTGGCGCGCATCTTGAAAAGTGTGTAGGCCGCACCTACCAGCATTCCGCCCACGGCGATCGGGCGCACAATGTATCGCCACACGGCATCCGCCATATTCGCCCAATTGTCGGGTGTGTCCGCCGGAATATAGTTCCTCAATTGCGGCCCCAGAAAATAAATAAACAAGGGAACCAGCAGCCCCCAGGCCAACACACTGCCGGCAAACTGGATCGACGCCAACCTGATCCCAATGATGTATCCCACGCCGAGATAGGCCGGACTCACGCTGGGCGCCGCGAACACCGTGGTCCCGCCAGTGGCGAGCACTTGCGTGCTGCCGGTGTTGCCGAGCCGCACCTGACTGTGTCCGAGTGTGCCGACGCCAACGCTAAGGTCCGTGTCGGCGGCAAAGAGGCCAAATTTTCCTAGAATATAAATCACTCCGCCGACGCCAATATTCCAGAAGAGATATTTGGCAGCTTGCGCGCCGCGCTGTCCCGCTTTGTGAATCTCCGCCGCCGCCAGCGATTCCGGAAAGGGCAATTCCGGATCTTCCACCATGCCCCGTCGCACCAATGAAATAAATAAAACTCCCAGGATGCTGCCCACCATGATCAGCGCCGTCGATTTCCAATAGGCATCCTGTGGCCGGAATGACGGCCAGGCTTTCGCCAGCACGAATGCCGGCAGAGTGAAAATTGCTCCCGCAGCCACCGACTCTCCGATAGACCCTGCGGTTCGCGCAATGTTCTCTTCCAGAAGCGAACCTTTCCACGCGCGCATCGCGGCCATGGCAATCACCGCCGCAGGATATGTCGCGGCAATGGTGATGCCGGCTCGCAGACCCAGGTAAGCATTGGCCGCTCCCAGAATGATCGTCAGAAACAGCCCGAGCAGGATTGCCCGCAGCGTGAACTCTTTCATCTCCATCGTCACAGGTACAAATGGGACATGCTTCTTCGGCGTTCCAATTTCCGCGCTGCTCATCGCTGGGATCCTTTTAGGGCGTGGGATGGGAGCAAGGTTGATAGTTCCAAACACATTCTAGACAACGGCGCACCTTAGCATGCGGCGAAGGCGCATGACAAGGGTGCAGGCGCCGGTGGAGCAGGCGCTGCTGCCCGCCGGCTGGCCGGAGCCCCAAACCAGCGGGCAAGAGTGCCCGCTCCCTACAAACTTCATCGCTCCGGATGGGGGCTCAGGGCAGCACGGGCTCCGCGTTGGGCCCGCGTCAAATCTGCTACCATAAGCCTTCGTTGAGGTGGCCATGCCGCAATTCGTGATC
Above is a window of Candidatus Sulfotelmatobacter sp. DNA encoding:
- a CDS encoding GNAT family N-acetyltransferase, with protein sequence MRIVLMKKVPEEPLLLRRWNELVVQMERPQVFYTCEWALAVQSAYHAALKPLLFLGYDEDDLVAVASLATDASGDEVSFLAANTADYCEFLCHPQRRAEFVEAIFDRLKQLKMGTLKLANLPADSATPNALRTAGKKYGFHVHLRPAYSCPQVELGSAAQRQEFKTMVKGKRQLRRCLRALEREGPVTATYLHSWNEIQAALPAFFEAHVARFQARQRTSFLETGERQLFMEDLAKRLSDSGIVTFSSFKIADRPVAWSFGFQFHEGWFLYQTTFDIRCEENSPGYCLLAKILIEACDMSSMARVDLGLGAEGYKEWFANSARQTLYAAVTASTVRHWREITRYRIATEVKRSPRLEAAIRNGLSRLGL
- a CDS encoding heparan-alpha-glucosaminide N-acetyltransferase domain-containing protein codes for the protein MSALAESVTVNVAAKRARLESIDVVRGLIMILMAIDHTRDFFSNSGVNPTDPATTTIPLFFTRWITHFCAPTFFLLTGTGAFLARRRKSTSELSSFLFTRGLWLIFLELVVTRDLGWQFNFDYHVTMLIVLWALGWAMIALSALVYLPPAAVTAFGVVMIATHNLFDSVQPTSWLLSILHGPGFVLETPTHTVFVPYPLIPWIGVTAVGYGLGQIYSWPADRRRTFLLRLGVGLTAAFIVLRAINIYGDPQPWSTQRSAAFTVLSFLNTTKYPPSLLYLLMTLGPATLFLWAVDAATPRWLRPRSSSAKSPCSIICSTSHSFISLRSQSATRVTATSTGCSNLLLSVSFLSPSHQAGDILCRSSTWSGRL
- a CDS encoding DNA alkylation repair protein, with product MARASQKIKPAQPETLFGTPLEVAEQIRIALKNGGSAEHAAGVQWFFKEAIESHGWYTAALRRAARRCRLEILREHDFDFLVAVADELFTGRVLEEKVAAVFLLEKLDDRFGDREFRKFESWLNRIGSWADHDGLVHCLISPMVAANPARVADVFRWAKSPKRWHRRAACVALIRGARAKMFFREIVDLSDSLLADRDDMVQKGLGWLLRETAKFDAKRTVPYLTKIRGRAPRLVLRTACETLPASVRKKILATKS
- a CDS encoding MFS transporter, which gives rise to MTFSQRFEEIRTGFERPFWIANISELFERLSYYAVFAVLARYLHEGLHFDVQRASSLTGMFGGWVWIIAVFGGAIADRLGFRRALSLAYLFLTIAYFSLGSIGAQWFAPVRDAVPLGTLVAFVLVLPALGVALVKPSVVGTTARASKENVRSVGYSIYYTLVNVGSTAGPYLASWVHRHAGMESVFRMAAISVFAMLFFVVLFFREPRQATDAPAASLAQVGRNFLTVLSNPRFMLFLLIFTGYWIVFWQEFIALPLYISGYIDAKADTELILVTDPLVVICFTMAIGFLTKKMHAFHAIVLGTLISSLAWILLIVHPSVWMAVATLVVVAIGEIVQQPRYYDYISRLAPPGQQGTYMGFAFLPLGIGSLVAGKFSGWLIHHFGEERHRPELVWWSVIAVGMVTTLLLWIYDRFIRVETEEVK
- a CDS encoding DUF167 domain-containing protein, with the protein product MKTAMGRGSRSRFILARRKMLRRSGRRAEIVVDHASGRESSEKARVELFAKLLKVSRSSVTIASGLNSRNKVIRVAGVTAEYARSDCAADVDQRFRAAFRWQEYPRHTNNQELL
- a CDS encoding YggS family pyridoxal phosphate-dependent enzyme gives rise to the protein MSIAENIAAIQERIASAARRANREPEGIALMAVSKTHPPERIREAYAAGLRLFGENRVQEFAGKAGALADLAAAQWHMIGHLQTNKVATAAELFSAVDSVDSVKLAEKLDAAARALGKKLGVLIEINVGGESAKSGVAPDSRELEELLVAAPRFEALEFRGLMTVPPFTDDPEQARPNFRKLRELRDTIAARKLPAVGMDVLSMGMSHDFEVAIAEGSTCVRVGTAIFGERIKT
- a CDS encoding oligopeptide transporter, OPT family, producing MSSAEIGTPKKHVPFVPVTMEMKEFTLRAILLGLFLTIILGAANAYLGLRAGITIAATYPAAVIAMAAMRAWKGSLLEENIARTAGSIGESVAAGAIFTLPAFVLAKAWPSFRPQDAYWKSTALIMVGSILGVLFISLVRRGMVEDPELPFPESLAAAEIHKAGQRGAQAAKYLFWNIGVGGVIYILGKFGLFAADTDLSVGVGTLGHSQVRLGNTGSTQVLATGGTTVFAAPSVSPAYLGVGYIIGIRLASIQFAGSVLAWGLLVPLFIYFLGPQLRNYIPADTPDNWANMADAVWRYIVRPIAVGGMLVGAAYTLFKMRASLTAGLGKAFADLRQTAEQQAKLARTERYMSSKIVFGLIAGMFVLMCALYIRISGLFMPAILAAVVMILVGFFFATVSGNLVGFIGSSNNPISGLTLSTLLIAAILMVLLGVAGPSGVAAVLGVAAVVCVSSAVAGELLQDFKVGYILGGTPARIQTAELIAVVVASLVMYWPIMLLHEGSIKAGGVGFGGPELPAPQAGLMATLASGIVGHDMAWPLVVVGILFGISMIMMQVKSPMLVAVGMYLPFSTTFAIFVGGVFRTIGDWVAERRGFNSAQKARVENAGVLVASGLIAGEALLGLVWAGLQFAPARFTSWTGPDGKHYPLLFHHPSYLIGGMIVLMGLAALMIATPVSAAGDPSEPAPPTAIM